A genomic region of Anopheles coustani chromosome 3, idAnoCousDA_361_x.2, whole genome shotgun sequence contains the following coding sequences:
- the LOC131258959 gene encoding pro-resilin-like encodes MNRFGAIFLLVSATASFVTCEPPVLSGGYSYSGGGGGHGHGHSTGGGYDDGGYVAVSPGHQTSEGLHVDHSLLHKVKEALLEHENSGSHGGGGGYAGHGSLSSSYGAPSSSYGPPSPVYGVPSYSSGHGYGKATGIELGHVQQGIQVAEYYKASHGPSYSSYSAPSYSSHGSSSSYSAPSYSSHSSFTPSHGYSSGGSSYSSYSAPSVSSHYSAPSVSSHYSAPSVSSHYSAPSSSYGAPSVSSHYSAPSSSYGVPSVSSHYSAPSSSYGAPSVSSHYSAPSSSYGAPSLSSHGSSYSSHGSGGSYSSSHSSGPSFVAIPSSSYGVPSFGSSSHSHRPSHGLSLHSLTSYRAPSSSYGPPRPVYGPPHHH; translated from the coding sequence ATCTTCCTGCTGGTCTCAGCGACCGCGTCCTTCGTAACCTGCGAGCCGCCGGTCTTGAGCGGAGGTTACTCTTACTCCGGCGGAGGCGGCGGTCACGGTCACGGCCATAGCACCGGAGGCGGATATGACGATGGTGGTTACGTCGCTGTCAGCCCAGGTCATCAGACATCCGAGGGTCTGCACGTCGACCACAGCCTGCTGCACAAGGTGAAGGAAGCGCTGCTGGAGCACGAGAACTCTGGATCGcatggcggcggcggtggctaCGCTGGCCACGGTTCCCTCTCCTCTTCGTATGGTGCACCTTCGAGCTCGTACGGACCACCGTCGCCCGTGTACGGCGTCCCATCCTACTCCTCCGGCCATGGATACGGCAAGGCGACCGGCATCGAACTCGGACACGTGCAGCAAGGAATCCAGGTCGCCGAGTACTACAAGGCGTCGCACGGTCCTTCCTACTCGTCGTACTCCGCTCCGTCCTACTCATCGCACGGATCCTCCTCGTCCTACTCGGCACCATCGTACTCGTCTCACTCGTCGTTCACTCCATCTCACGGCTACTCCTCGGGTGGCTCATCCTACTCATCGTACTCTGCTCCATCCGTTTCATCTCACTACTCTGCTCCATCTGTCTCCTCTCACTACTCTGCTCCCTCTGTCTCTTCTCACTACTCTGCGCCGTCCTCCTCATACGGTGCACCGTCCGTCTCTTCGCACTACTCAGCACCGTCCTCCTCGTACGGTGTACCTTCCGTCTCCTCGCACTACTCAGCACCGTCCTCCTCGTACGGTGCTCCTTCCGTCTCCTCCCACTACTCGGCACCATCCTCCTCCTACGGAGCCCCATCTCTATCGTCGCACGGCTCTTCCTACTCATCTCACGGCTCGGGTGGTTCCTACTCATCGTCTCACTCGTCCGGACCATCGTTCGTAGCCATTCCGTCGTCCTCGTACGGCGTTCCCTCGTTCGGCTCGTCCTCGCATTCGCACCGACCGTCGCACGGACTGAGCCTACACTCCCTCACCTCCTACCGCGCGCCATCCTCCTCGTACGGACCACCGCGTCCCGTCTATGGTCCGCCGCACCATCACTAA